The proteins below come from a single Parageobacillus thermoglucosidasius genomic window:
- a CDS encoding spore germination protein GerPC, which yields MSLYDYLAKLQRYLSWQTKKIQALEQRLLLLEKQLKELEQQPRTNIERIEYKFDQLKVETLEGTLNIGITPNGVGSTIEDFAVQPGKTVVPKPEPVLFRNIQEKVHAYLEKEAKETIKKFETQYAHRLDDTYRHFILQDIARQVDERIRFYLHQKMNNGYVPTSDKEEAVVNEIFQKVKMDIEQSIDLFLKHLPKQGGE from the coding sequence ATGTCCCTATATGATTATTTGGCAAAGTTACAGCGCTATTTGTCATGGCAAACAAAAAAAATACAGGCATTAGAGCAGCGGCTTCTCCTCCTAGAAAAGCAGTTAAAAGAACTGGAACAGCAACCGCGCACCAATATTGAACGAATCGAATATAAATTTGACCAATTAAAAGTAGAAACATTGGAAGGAACATTAAATATTGGCATTACTCCTAACGGTGTTGGCAGCACTATTGAAGATTTTGCCGTTCAACCAGGAAAAACGGTTGTTCCGAAGCCGGAACCCGTCTTATTCCGCAACATTCAGGAAAAAGTTCACGCTTATTTAGAAAAGGAAGCAAAAGAAACTATAAAAAAATTCGAAACACAATACGCGCACCGCCTTGATGACACATACCGGCATTTTATTTTGCAAGACATCGCCCGGCAAGTAGATGAACGAATTCGTTTTTATTTGCATCAAAAAATGAATAATGGATATGTTCCTACATCGGATAAAGAGGAGGCCGTCGTTAACGAAATTTTCCAAAAAGTAAAAATGGATATTGAACAATCGATCGACCTTTTCCTAAAACATTTGCCAAAGCAAGGAGGAGAATGA
- a CDS encoding fatty acid--CoA ligase — protein sequence MNVPLILTQFLDRAVSLYGDKTAMICSGRTLTYKQLNERVNRLSHGLKQLGVEKGDRVAYLAPNTLEMLEGFYGVFQLGAIMVPLNTRLKPDDYLFILNHSESKVLFVDQDLYHLIVPIKEKLQTIKTIIVHQKDEETNEIAYDEWLAQHPNTPFDRPDIDENDVCSLLYTSGTTGNPKGVMLTHRNNYLHALISMHHLRVSDEDTYLHILPMFHVNGWGSPFYYTANGATQIGLRKVDAKVIFDYIQTYKVSVMHMAPTVLNMLLQYYDKHKPVIDHPVRVVIAGSAPPPSFVTRVEQDLGWEFIQVYGMTESSPLNLVSQIRSHLRDLPQEKQYRLKAKAGYPMIGCDVRVVDEHGDEVPHDGKTIGELVIRSNNVMKGYWKNPEATMETIRNGWLYTGDMGTVDEYGYIDIVDRKKDIIISGGENISSIEVEGVLYEHPAVLEAAVIAAPHEKWGETPHAFVVVRTGHEVTEEELIAFSREKLAHFKAITGVTFVDELPKTASGKIQKVHLRKQYWDSIGKTGRYVN from the coding sequence ATGAACGTGCCATTAATATTGACACAATTTTTGGATAGGGCTGTTTCATTGTACGGAGACAAAACGGCAATGATTTGCTCTGGCCGAACGCTTACATACAAACAATTAAACGAGCGGGTCAATCGGCTTTCTCACGGTTTGAAACAATTAGGCGTTGAAAAAGGGGATCGGGTCGCCTATTTGGCGCCAAATACGCTGGAAATGTTAGAAGGGTTTTACGGCGTATTTCAGCTTGGAGCAATCATGGTCCCGCTGAATACGCGCCTGAAACCGGATGATTATTTGTTTATTTTAAACCATAGCGAAAGCAAAGTGTTGTTTGTTGACCAAGATTTATATCATTTGATCGTGCCAATTAAGGAAAAGCTGCAGACGATAAAGACGATTATTGTCCATCAAAAAGATGAGGAAACAAATGAAATCGCTTACGATGAATGGCTGGCGCAGCATCCAAACACGCCGTTTGACCGGCCGGACATCGATGAAAATGATGTATGTAGCCTTTTATATACAAGCGGAACGACAGGAAATCCAAAAGGGGTCATGTTGACACATCGCAACAATTATCTTCACGCGTTAATATCCATGCATCATCTCCGCGTTTCCGACGAAGATACGTATTTGCATATATTGCCGATGTTTCATGTTAACGGATGGGGATCGCCATTTTATTATACGGCGAACGGAGCGACGCAAATCGGTTTACGGAAAGTCGATGCCAAGGTGATTTTTGATTATATCCAAACATACAAGGTAAGCGTTATGCATATGGCGCCGACCGTATTAAACATGCTCTTGCAGTATTATGACAAGCATAAGCCGGTCATCGACCATCCAGTCCGCGTTGTGATCGCTGGTTCTGCGCCGCCGCCATCCTTTGTCACGCGCGTGGAACAAGATCTCGGCTGGGAATTTATCCAAGTGTACGGCATGACAGAGTCTTCCCCGCTTAACCTAGTTTCCCAAATCCGTTCTCATTTGCGCGATTTGCCGCAGGAAAAACAGTACCGCCTGAAAGCGAAAGCAGGTTATCCGATGATCGGTTGCGATGTAAGAGTAGTGGACGAACATGGTGACGAAGTTCCGCATGATGGCAAAACGATTGGAGAGCTTGTTATAAGAAGCAACAATGTGATGAAAGGGTATTGGAAAAACCCAGAGGCAACGATGGAGACTATCCGTAACGGCTGGCTGTATACTGGCGATATGGGAACGGTCGATGAATATGGATACATTGACATTGTCGACCGGAAAAAAGATATCATTATCAGCGGCGGAGAAAATATTTCTTCCATTGAAGTAGAGGGAGTTTTATATGAGCATCCAGCAGTGCTGGAAGCGGCGGTCATCGCTGCGCCGCATGAAAAATGGGGGGAAACGCCGCACGCATTTGTTGTCGTCCGAACGGGGCATGAAGTGACAGAGGAAGAGCTGATTGCCTTTT
- a CDS encoding spore germination protein — MPATIIGGIKVTSVSGNGTVNMGDVLQIAPKSTTKANSGAGGGNTGDFLLTNTFCNVTNTFDPDIKDSGVRGNN; from the coding sequence ATGCCGGCGACGATTATCGGAGGAATTAAAGTAACGAGTGTAAGCGGAAACGGGACAGTAAATATGGGCGATGTGCTGCAAATCGCTCCAAAAAGCACAACGAAAGCAAACTCAGGAGCAGGTGGAGGGAATACAGGCGATTTTTTGCTGACAAACACATTTTGCAATGTCACCAATACGTTTGATCCTGATATAAAAGATTCGGGAGTACGCGGAAATAATTAG
- a CDS encoding spore germination protein GerPB, whose translation MNFYINQSICIYQLKIGSVTNSSVLQIGSAGSIQALSTLMNTGGYTEQAPEAIATAPLAEEIVGPLVPLHSAGR comes from the coding sequence TTGAATTTTTACATTAATCAAAGTATATGCATTTACCAATTGAAAATTGGCTCTGTCACGAACTCATCCGTGCTGCAAATCGGCAGTGCAGGCAGCATCCAAGCACTTTCCACATTAATGAATACCGGAGGATACACCGAACAGGCTCCTGAGGCAATCGCTACCGCTCCGCTTGCAGAAGAAATAGTCGGTCCTCTCGTCCCGCTTCATTCAGCAGGCCGCTAG
- a CDS encoding spore germination protein, giving the protein MPAFVGVVKLNSISSSGVFHIGDVFAISPQSVAKTFAGAGSFNTGDGLHIYNYYSNTNTNDADIADENVVANV; this is encoded by the coding sequence ATGCCAGCATTTGTCGGAGTCGTCAAATTAAATAGCATCTCAAGCAGCGGCGTATTTCATATTGGAGACGTGTTTGCGATTTCGCCCCAAAGCGTTGCCAAAACCTTTGCCGGCGCCGGCTCTTTTAACACGGGAGATGGTCTGCATATTTACAACTATTATAGCAATACAAATACTAATGACGCGGATATCGCCGATGAAAATGTAGTAGCCAACGTTTAA
- a CDS encoding spore germination protein, giving the protein MPSFISGPIKITHVSGDGTVNFGDVLQIAPKSTLKSNTGSGGNNNGDFLQTNTFTSFTNTSDPDVADSNTTANN; this is encoded by the coding sequence ATGCCGTCATTTATCAGTGGCCCAATCAAAATTACCCATGTGAGCGGAGACGGAACGGTGAATTTTGGAGACGTATTACAAATTGCTCCAAAAAGTACGCTTAAATCAAATACCGGCTCTGGCGGCAACAATAATGGTGATTTTCTACAAACAAACACGTTCACCAGCTTCACAAACACCAGCGATCCGGATGTCGCTGATTCCAATACTACCGCAAATAATTAA